A segment of the Xylanivirga thermophila genome:
TGGTAGTGCAAGGGGATTTTGAAGCTGCTAAATCTATATGGACCGATATATCAGTACAGGATGTTATGGATGTACAAAAAGACATATTGGATAAGGAATCAAGCACAAGCTCCTTTATGGATAGAATCAATATGATAAAAGAAACTATAATTGGAGGCGGCCTTGACGTAACACCCCTATCCAATCTACTACATAGTGTAATAGATGAAGAAAAAATACGTAAATCTCCAATAGATTTAGGACTAGTTACATTCTCGCTAACCGATTTCAAGCCTGTACGCCTTTTTAAAGATGATATACCAGAAGGACAGCTGATAGACTATCTAATGGCAAGTGCATGTTTCCCTGCATTTAAGCCAAAGGAAATAGACAATAAACGCTTTATAGACGGTGGCGTATATGATAATATCCCCATATCCCTTATAACTGAAAAGGGTATAAAAAATATAATAGTAGTGGACATCTCAGGAGTAGGAATGCCTAAAAAGGTTGATACAGATGGACTTAATATAATAAATATTAAAACCTCTCAGGATCTTGGTAAAACTTTAGACTTTGATAAGGAGCGTTCAAAGGTAAACATGGAAATAGGATACTTAGATGCACTGAAGGCCTTCGGAAGAATAAATGGCAAAAAATATTATATAATGCCAGATGACAATAATTTAAAGAATCGTGACGATATAGGCCCCGATTTATTGCTGTCCATGTATCGCATAATAGGCATCACTCC
Coding sequences within it:
- a CDS encoding patatin-like phospholipase family protein is translated as MEEFGLVFAGGGAKGSYEIGVWKALMELKIPIIAVAGTSVGALNGAMVVQGDFEAAKSIWTDISVQDVMDVQKDILDKESSTSSFMDRINMIKETIIGGGLDVTPLSNLLHSVIDEEKIRKSPIDLGLVTFSLTDFKPVRLFKDDIPEGQLIDYLMASACFPAFKPKEIDNKRFIDGGVYDNIPISLITEKGIKNIIVVDISGVGMPKKVDTDGLNIINIKTSQDLGKTLDFDKERSKVNMEIGYLDALKAFGRINGKKYYIMPDDNNLKNRDDIGPDLLLSMYRIIGITPSSTPTPLSRSITVKLFKNIDRYMDEQLNKKDAMYMALSEITAEQLGIEKKATYTLEGLNEEIIDQINSILERDEFKEYSKNIPALLSKTGTAERDIKRVLSVIKADKRCLAIYLATCELTDEKMDSLRKLIAMTMPKLSISAIYICTILESIK